The following proteins are encoded in a genomic region of Tuberibacillus sp. Marseille-P3662:
- a CDS encoding LiaF transmembrane domain-containing protein yields MTGKVVAGLILLTLGIITLFGMLGIHLGGIISLILGVVLTYYGWKHIQNQHPILGWIVLIIGLMLLVGSLPFMIAAVLSIGCIYLGWRLMKHPDNRDKPAAEGPEVDIHFDDHNDNGEHFDMEWNKIMKNRGH; encoded by the coding sequence ATGACGGGTAAAGTTGTAGCAGGTCTCATTTTACTCACCTTAGGGATCATCACATTATTTGGCATGCTCGGTATTCACCTTGGTGGGATCATATCGCTCATCTTAGGCGTTGTCCTTACCTATTATGGTTGGAAGCACATCCAGAATCAGCACCCCATATTGGGTTGGATTGTTTTGATTATCGGCTTGATGCTGTTAGTCGGTTCACTGCCATTCATGATTGCTGCGGTTCTTTCAATCGGATGTATCTATCTTGGTTGGCGGTTGATGAAACACCCAGATAACCGTGACAAGCCAGCTGCAGAAGGACCGGAAGTCGATATTCACTTTGACGATCACAATGACAATGGGGAACATTTTGATATGGAATGGAATAAAATCATGAAAAATAGGGGGCATTAA
- a CDS encoding NCS2 family permease — MNAFFKFNERGTNLKQETLAGVTTFLAMAYIMIVNPIVLSDAGMDKGAVFTATGLTIVFGCLLMGILANFPIGVAPSMGLNSFFTYSVVINLGIPWENALTGVFIAAILFLILSLLKIREKIVNAIPQDLKFAVSGGIGFFIALIGLKSAGIIKANESTLVTLGDLTKPNALLAILGFILIVLMMVRGFRGAIFFGIIITTIVGILTGVIDAPKQIIGAVPSMAPTFGVVFDHIPDIFSKDMLTVIFTFLFVAFFDTAGTLIAIASKAGLVNKNNEIPNAGRVLLSDSLASTFGSITGTSTTASFIESTAGIAAGGRTGFTAIVIAILFALSLLFSPLIAVVTSAVTAPALIIVGSLMAAQIKEIRWDELHYAIPAFITIIMMPLTYSVANGVALGLIIYPLTMLAVKKHKDIHPIMYVLFVIFILYFAFV, encoded by the coding sequence ATGAACGCTTTTTTTAAATTTAATGAACGCGGGACCAATCTCAAACAGGAGACGTTAGCAGGGGTTACAACCTTTCTCGCTATGGCCTATATTATGATTGTTAATCCCATTGTCCTTAGCGATGCTGGAATGGATAAAGGTGCTGTTTTTACAGCCACCGGGCTTACGATTGTCTTCGGCTGTCTTTTAATGGGGATTTTAGCGAATTTTCCTATTGGTGTCGCACCTAGTATGGGGCTGAACTCATTCTTCACTTATTCTGTTGTTATTAATTTAGGCATCCCTTGGGAAAATGCACTCACGGGTGTGTTCATCGCAGCTATATTATTTCTGATCCTTAGCTTATTAAAAATCCGTGAAAAAATCGTTAACGCCATTCCACAGGATTTAAAATTCGCTGTATCAGGCGGGATTGGTTTTTTTATTGCTTTAATTGGTTTGAAAAGTGCAGGGATCATTAAAGCCAACGAAAGTACATTGGTCACACTTGGTGATTTGACTAAGCCGAATGCACTACTCGCCATTTTAGGATTTATTCTCATCGTCCTTATGATGGTTCGCGGTTTCCGGGGCGCCATCTTCTTTGGGATCATTATTACCACGATTGTCGGTATCTTGACCGGCGTGATTGATGCACCGAAGCAGATCATTGGGGCGGTCCCTAGTATGGCACCGACTTTCGGCGTTGTTTTCGACCATATCCCCGATATTTTCTCTAAGGATATGCTGACGGTCATATTCACCTTCTTATTCGTGGCTTTCTTTGATACGGCAGGAACGCTAATCGCCATTGCCAGTAAGGCAGGCTTGGTCAACAAAAATAATGAAATTCCAAACGCCGGACGTGTCCTCTTATCCGACAGCTTAGCTTCAACATTTGGTTCGATTACCGGGACGTCGACAACCGCATCGTTCATTGAGTCTACAGCGGGCATCGCCGCTGGCGGGCGGACAGGATTCACGGCCATCGTCATTGCGATCTTATTTGCGTTATCCTTACTATTTTCACCTTTAATTGCCGTTGTCACTTCCGCTGTCACAGCCCCAGCCTTAATCATTGTTGGCTCGCTCATGGCAGCCCAAATTAAAGAAATTCGTTGGGATGAACTGCATTATGCCATTCCCGCATTCATCACGATTATCATGATGCCGTTAACCTACAGTGTTGCAAACGGTGTGGCGCTTGGCCTGATCATCTATCCACTCACCATGCTTGCTGTGAAGAAGCACAAAGACATTCATCCGATTATGTATGTACTGTTTGTGATTTTCATCCTTTATTTTGCTTTCGTCTAG